The Trichomycterus rosablanca isolate fTriRos1 chromosome 6, fTriRos1.hap1, whole genome shotgun sequence DNA segment TTGGGTGTTTGTATCCACACATTCTCATAgttttctgttttctgttttaacGCTTTTTATTGAGTGATAGACGGTTAAtcacaaaatattttaatgagTGACTCAGTTTAATACTAAAAGCTaaagttgtttgtttatttattgggattttaatgtcatgttttatacgttggttacattcatagcaggagcagtagttactcattactcaaggttaatcagttcacaagtttaatgttaaacacagtcatggacaattttgtatctccaattcacctcactgcaagtctgtggtctgtgggaggaaaccggagcacccggaggaaacccacgcagacatggggagaacatgcaaactccacacagaaaggactcaggctgccccacctggggatcgaactcaggaccttcttactgtcagtgctacccactaagccaccgtgccgcccccaaatGGGAATACAGGTGGCAGATGTCTCTTAATGCGGCAATGCAGACACCAAAGGAAAACATTCTTTTTTGGCTATTTTATTAGTAGAAAACGCTTATGCCAAAGCTTTTTGCAAGGAAAATGTCTAAGAAACCTGAACCAATCACTCCAGCCTCACATTTCCATAGTTCCACAAGTTACATAACAACAAACTAGTCCCACCAGTTGAGTTCACAAACACGAATATTACTAACATCTGTTTCTATAAATAATGTACACTGAATGGATTCTGTATGGTCTTTGGTTGTTTGTATCCACACATTCTCATGGTTTTCTGTTTTAACACATTTTACTGGGTGATGGATGAAATTTTTTAATGTGTGACAGTTTCAGTTTAATACTAAGGGTtaaagttgtttgtttgtttattgggattttaacatcatgttttacactttggttacattcatgacaggagcagtagttactcattacataagattcatcagttcacaagtttaatgttaaacacagtcatggacaattttgtatctccagttcacgtcactgcatgtctttggactgtgggaggaaaccggagctcccggaggaaacccacgcagacacggggagaacatgcaaactccaaacggaaaggacccagaccgccccacctgtggattGACTCCatgaccttcttactgtgaggcgacagtgctacccactaagccaccgtgccacccccgaATTGGAATACAGGTGGCAGGTGGCTCTTAATGCGGCAGTGCAGACACCAAAGGAGAACGTTCTTGTTTGGGTATTTTATTAGTAGAAAAAGCTTATGCCAAAGCTTTTTGACAATTTTTGacaatctccagttcacctcactgcatgtctgtggactgtgggaggaaaccggagctcccggaggcaacccacgcagacatggggagaacatgcaaactccacacagaaaggacccgcaccgccccacctggggatcgaacccaggacctgaaACTCGCCCTCTGATTGGTCTGGATCCGCCACAGCTTGGTATTATATGGTTTATTATGACCAATCAGATTAATCTGGGCGGGTTTAATGGGTATGGACACGTGCTCGCACGTCATCAGTGTTGTCACGGGAATGTGAGGAGGAAGTGAGAGAAGGAAGACGAGAGACCAGCaagaaaatacaagtaagagTGTTAATTCGACAGCCTTTTTAAATACTTGACATAAGTAAGACATAAACACGGTGTAACAAGTATTTAAactaatttaattataaaattagTGTAGTTTTAAACAGTAGCGTTTTATATTAGGTTGCTTTTAAACAGAAATGGGCGAGAGGTAACATGTTCACTTACAGCTAACAAGCAGTAAAcacatctgctctgactgaaccatacctgtgtgtgtgtgtgtgtgtgtgtgtgtgtgtgtgtgtgtgtgtgtgtgtgtgtgtgtgtgtgtgtgtgtgtgtgtgtgtgtgtgtgtgtgtgtgtgtgtgtgtgtgtgtgtgtgtgtgtgtgtgtgtgtgtgtgtgtgtgatttattgtatctgtgtatttatttcagagcaggtattacatattgttcgtttgtttatatttacaggcATGTCTTACATAATTTGCTGTACTTACCCTAGGAACAGTGGTTTTATATTTAAACAGTGTGTAATATgttatttaaacatgttttcttAATCCCAGTCAGCATGGCATCCAGGAAGAAAGTTCTGTTGAAAGTCATCATCCTTGGTGACTCAGGGTAAGTGCATATGTGTGATTTTAGTGTCATGATGTAGATTGAGGCCAAAGTGCACGTTTTTTGCACCCACACACTGTCATTGTAACAACACAACTACAGTTTTCATATACTGGATGATGATGGGGCATCTGATGTTTAAAACTGATTTTGCACTTAGGCAATATAGGCAGAGACATTAGGTCCTAGTTGAAACAGCTATTCTTAAGATGATACTCACAAATGGAATGTATGGCAATTTTCATTCTCATCATTATTCATTCAGTTAATGGTAGCCAACTGAGTTTCCTGttgattagggatgtaacgattcaccgcAAGACAGGTAATAactgattcaaaaattccactaTTTAactcgatttgacatgtaaaatgaatcaatattcacttgaaacagcagagggcactggcgctatatacCTGGCCTGGTttacgtcactggcgctatatgcctggttgccaaatttggggtttttcagccaaattgggcttaattcaaaattgttttgcatagtttgtacctacctctgaaataaaagggcattaattatttggataaataaaagataatcacaaatacagtattttgtttccttttttaaaagagaaataataaaaggaaactttgtcataatttgtcctcaatttcagttaaaaaaatcgggaaaaaatcgcatcgtgaacccagtatcgtgaatcgcatcgtgggtagagtgtatcgttacatcctgTTACAATAGCAAAATAGCATAGTGACTTAATTAATATACTTATGATAATGTGACAAAAGTAAACATAAATAAGGCTCTTGAGGGACAAAGTAATACATCTGCAGCatcttaatttttatttttttattttaatgacaaTATTATAGATGCACAGTAACATGACCCATAAATGCTTGAAAAATTCTTCCAAAGCATTCTCTTACATCTGGTCTGTTGGAGCATATAGAAAACCCAACAAACAGGGTTAAGTTTAAAATTTGATTTGAATACAGTTTTTACTGTAATCTTTCTGTTAGGGCACTGAACCACTTAGCAAGCAGTTCTTGCTAGTAATAATATTTGTCAATAGTTTAACAATAAGCAGGTAGAAATGTTCTTGTTTCTTTAGGTTGGTTCAGCTAGTTTTGTAATCTGTCCCCTCATGCGCAAGTATTTGAACAGCCCAGTCTCACTTTAGCATTTCAGCTTTAAACCTCTGACCATTTTTTTTATAgttgtagtatttttttttgctgaccTTAACATAACTAATGAATGAGGGCCCTTATATGGACCACTTTGAGCATTGTCATTTTACATCAGCTTAATTTGAATTCTAAGTgttgtattaattatattaatattttgcaACCCtggtctaaaaaaaataaaaaaaatatgagaAAGTTACATATTTCACCAAAAGTGTTGGAAATTCCTATTTCCTCATTTAagttctctctgtctctctcattcactttctcaccttttctctctctttctctctctgcagTGTTGGAAAAACATCATTAATGAACCAGTATGTTAAcaaaaagttcagtaatcagTACAAAGCTACAATAGGAGCTGACTTTTTGACAAAAGAAGTGATGGTTGAAGACAAACTTGTTACTCTACAGGTAATTACttaaacaattaataaatcaattattgtCTAATTACACCTTTACACCTGATTTATATATTAAAGTGGTTTATTGTACAGTTTTATAGCTGTATTTCCCCTTTTCAGATTATGAGTTATTAGTTAATATTAGTTAATGTATTAGttttgtctttggactttgtataaacaaaatgtatcaaCATTTAATAACCAGACATATGTGATTTAATTAATTCCCAAATCCCATTATTCATACTGCTTCTGTCTTGAAcagatttgggacacagctggACAGGAGCGGTTTCAGTCTCTGGGAGTGGCATTTTATCGTGGGGCTGACTGTTGTGTGCTGGTTTTTGATGTCACTGCTCCCACCACCTTTAAAACGCTGGACTCCTGGAGAGATGAGTTTTTGATTCAAGCTAGCCCTCGCGACCCAGACAACTTCCCTTTTGTGGTGCTCGGCAACAAGGTTGACCTGGAAAACAGACAGGTTGGTACAATGTTAACCTAATGATAGTTAATAGTAGAAAAATGTAGTCCCTATAAAAAATTACTGTAAACAAGTTCAATAAATTATGTTTGCATACTAAATTGTAATGATTAACTACATGACACAAGCTGCCTGTCCTAAAACCTAACATGACTTTGTAAGGCAGATTTTGTTATGTATCCTAAATCAATGCATTATTGTACATTGATgcattaatgcattttaatactTGTAAGGCccacattaattttttttgggCTGTTTGTAGTGTTTGTAATTCacctatatgtatttatatttgcaCACTTGCAAAGAAATATGCAGTTTTTACTGGATTTTCACATTTATTACCCATAAAATGTGGTCTGTTTGTCATGTAATTCTGGCTTATATAATAACACTATTGTTATAGcacacacagatttttttaatagattgaaaaaactttatttaatacacacgtgtgtgtgtgtgtgtgtgtgtgtgtgtgtgtgtgtgtgtgtgtatatgtgtgtgtgtgtgtgtatatgtgtatgtgtgtatgtatgtgtgttttgcaATTCTGTTACATCACCATTTCAATTCGGGAACTGagaatactaattgttgcagtttatGATTGTAAGATCTTGCCATAAAATTCAAGACTGTTGagacaagacttcagctgcttaacagtccgTGGTCGTCGTTGTCTGAACATTAATAACCTACCATATGCAGATGACGGAACAGTTTTGGCACAAATATGAGGGCCCTTAAAATAAGTTAAGTTAATAAGTTACAGAACAGACTGAATATATTGGACTTCAGCTCAGTATGAAAAAGACAAAAGTCATGAAAACAGGCAAGATCAATAACTTTACCACTGATGGAGAGGATGTGGTGGATAGCTTTTGGCTACTTGGATCAATTATTATTAGCAAAGGATTTAGCAGTCAGGAAATACAACACAGACTGGAAAACATCTTCAGatgtaatgattttttttccaaacaaaGATTGGAATTGTTCCGACTATGgtcttctctgtggttctttaCGGATGTGACAATAAAAAAGCAGGACAGGAATATTAATGCTTTTAAATTTTGGTGCTGGTGAAGACTTTTGAAAGTACCTTGGATggcaaagaagacaaacaaattaatcttcaATCAAATCAAACATAACCTCTCACTCGAAACCCAAGTTAACCAGAATGCAGCTTTATTGTGTAGAATTTGAGAAATAATGATTATTTCTATGAATGAATAATGTCATTATGACGCCTGATGACCCAAACAGAAAAAGGATGTTCTGAAAAAACACTGTTTATGGTCACAAAAAATTTGGCTAGCAGaacctaataataattattattgaatttaatGCATGATATTTGACCAGGGATGTTCAAGGTTTTGGATTAGACTGTGTATAGGTTATTTCTATAGACAGGGGCAAATTCTTCCAGAATAAATTGTTCAGTCTGTGCAAAAATGTGTGTAAGCTATAAATAATGACAGTATTGTATCTGTATTTCAGGTGTTGACAAAGCGAGCACAGGCCTGGTGTCAGAGTAAAAACAACATACCCTACTTTGAAACCAGTGCAAAAGAGGCCATAAATGTGGAACAGGCATTTCAAACTATTGCCAGCAATGCCTTAAAACAGGTTAGCTGAAAGCAATGTTACGTAGAACAGCATAACTACTTGTTGCCCATTCATAGACAGCACTGTAATCGGTTGTTATTTCTTTCTCTCCCTGGCTCTAGGAGACCGAAGTGGAGCTGTATAATGAGTTTCCTGAGCCGATTAAGTTGGACCGAAACAGCAGCTCAAGCTCATCAGAGCAAAGCTGCAGCTGCTGAGACATGTTTACATAGACACTAACATGAACTGTTTGATGGAAACAGATTTGCACATTCTAATCTTTTtgtttagacttttactcaaagGCATACACACTTTTATTCATTGTCTAGCTAATTAACTCTTCTTGGGTAAGACAACAGGCTGGCAGAAAACTGAAAGAAATTATAGTGAAATTAAGCCTCATTTACAAAAATGCAACATTCTTCTACAATTGttaaaattgtttatttttttacaaggtttcacactggagcacaggttTCCACACATTTATCACTCAGCCTATTAGTTTATTCtctgtttattatattactgtATTCAGCTTTTTGTTGGCACTCAATTTGTTGGGGCTAATGTAGGTTACAATTAAACATTTCACCATTTTAGCTATGTCTGTATCTATATGTATTGATCAAActaatttgtaataataaacaCTGAGTTATCTGACTGAGGACCAACAAACCAAAGAAGTTTGTTGGTCTTCTTTTAGAAATGGGTTACTTTAAAACTAAAAATTATGAACCAGAAGTGATCACAATTGTTAGCAAGCCTATAAAAATTCTAACCATGTATGTCTTAAGCAGATTCCATTGATCACATATATAGTAAACATCATGTCTTTTAGGAACATTGTGTCTTTTTATAGAGTTTATTACATATCTTAGAAGTTAAGGTTATAAAAGGACAACAAGCATGGGTACAAGGTAGCTGTACTTAATAAATTGGCACCCATTGTGGAGGGAGATCTTGTGTATATTGTCATCTGTCATGCCCAGTATGGGGTAATGGTCTCTGATTACTGATGTAATACTACCAACAGTTGATTATTTGTATAGACAttacattgtactgtatatgattaAATAATCACTATTTGTATTGCAACAGACATTACTGACAGCAGCAGGGTACAAATTTAATGTGGTATTGTATAAAGCATAAATTAGTTAGTCAACAGTACCCGGTGTTAgggttcagtggttaaggtactggactagtgatcagaaggttggtggttcaaaccccacctctgccaggttgccactgttaactctcaattgcttactgTCACAATTTATAGAAAACCATAATCAGTCCCAAAATTATTACACCTCAACCACCAGTCTAGAATGTTCATCCAAGGCACTTTGGGTCTGGGTCTCACTAGTTCTGATTCCACCATCCACATGTTCCAGTAGGAGTTTATTATTTGAAAAGGCAATATTTGTCCAAAATTTATCTGTTCACTATAACCACAGAAACTCTAAAGTTTAGTACTGTGTGTCTTTGCTAATATCTATGGGGATAATAAAGTTggagtataatatataatatatactataGGAAATGGTTGCAACAATAATGAGATTTGTTTTGGAAGATCATAAGAACATTAATATCAAACATTCACTTTGATAATTTAGGTTTATATACTTAATAATGCTTTTTTGTGTGTCACTTTTCCATTGTTTAGAAAGGACTCATTTTCAGTACAAATGCCAACTGTCAGCAGACAAAAGTCTTTTTAGAGACCACGACTGGCCCCTCAAGACTAATAATGGGTACAacagttcagtgtttttttcCAGACCAGACTATTTGTTAGTTGTTTAGATTTGGTTTGTCTGTTAAGACTGGGATGAAGATTAGActacattttataaataaaaaaataacgtaaataataatactagaaTAATATTCTAATAATATTAGAAATCCACGCTTCGTAATGAGGTTCCAACTTTTTACTTTGCTGCGAATCAACAGGAAACTAAGTTTGTCACCACACGGCCACTTGAGGGCGTTTTATGTGCTAGTTTATAGAGATGAAacctaaaatattttacaaatatttgGTGAAAAAGTAAAACCTTACTTTGTTTTAAGTAATTTACAACCTCTACTTTTATTGTCTGCTCACTAAACTTTGTGTATCTGCACGATTTAATAAATATTGGCATTTTAATTCGGACCCCCCTCCCTCTATTACATTGTGTGGAAGGTGTGCGACCTGCTGTTTATTcgttttttaacaaaaataacGACACTTTTGAGCTTTTAGCACAGTAACGAATACAGCACAGATTGCTTTTTATACTATGAACTAATTTAGTCCAGATCGGATGAGAACTTGCTGGATAACGGATCTTAAACTAAGAGACAAAAACACAACTTCAGGCTTGTGCTCGCGTTCTGTGTTGTTGTTCTCAATTACGTCCGCGCGTCGCAGATAATAAGTCGATACTCATTTCTGCTAGCGTCTCACAGGGGATTGAGCTGGCATCGCTGACTCGTTGTGTGTGAGCAATAGACTTTCAGTATGTCTTCTCAGATGGAGGAAATGGCACCAGCAGCACCAGGTACACCATCAGCACCTGCAAAACCAGCAGCCAATAAGAAAAAGTCACCTGCCAGTAAAGCCAAGCAGGTCGTAAAGCCTAACTCTGCAAGGAAAAAGCCCAAGAAGAGCAAAGGGCCTGGAAAGTACAGCCAGCTGGTGATCGATACCATAAGGAGTTTGGGGGAGAGAGGCGGCTCGTCTCTGGTGAGGATCTATAAAGAGGCGCGGAAGGAGAGCTGGTTCGATCAGCAGCACGGGCGCGTGTACCTGCGCTCCTCCATCCGCGCGCTGCTGCTTAACGACACGCTCGTGCAGGTGAAGGGACTCGGAGCTAACGGCTCCTTCAAACTCAACAAAAACAAAGTCAAGACCAAGGAAACATCAGCTAAACCGAGGAAGACTGCAAAACCCAGCAAAAAGCCATCTGATAAAGCCGGGGAGAAGAAGACAGGCGTGAAGAAGACCACCTCAGCCGTCAAGAAACCCTCCAAAGCAAAGAAAACGGGTAAAAAGCCAGAAGTCTCTGCtgcaaagaagaagaaaaaggtgGCCAAGACCAAGAAGATcaagcagattaaaaaaactCACCAAAAGTCGTAAACTATTTTTGGAACCTACAGCCATTATTCTCTCATGATCGTTTGGTCTGATTGCTTTAGATTACACAACTATGCAAATGTAAGAAATTAATGTACATACAAACAGGCTtgcacttttaaaatatgcttttttattttattaatgagtAAATTTACCTTCTTGTGAACTGTCTTATAGTTGAAAGTGAAaattaaatgcaaaataaaaatatgctttttttatttttatttttttaaccaatGATTAAATTTACCTTCTTGTGAACTGTCTTATAGTTGAAAgtgaaaattaaatacaaaataaaaatatgcttttttttatttttatttttttataacaatGATTAAATTTACCTTCTTGTGAACTGTCTTATAGTAAAAAgtgaaaattaaatacaaaataaaaatgttatgttGTTTTATTCCTAAAGCAGtcacattttgtatttttttatataaaccaTCATTGGTGGCAGTTTGTGCACAAGCTGAatgtaacaacaacaataataataaaggtaaagtgcTGCATACCCTTAGACTCTCTAAGGTCTATGAATAATAATCAAGTTTAAACCACACATATTGTATTTGTATATgagccaaaaatataaaattaactaTAATGATACAATTTAGAGTGTATATCAAAAGAAAATCTAAAACACATGTTTTAGGAaagaaatgtagaaataaaggCAAAATGATGCTTTTAGACTGAAACAGCCAAATGACTAAAGAGTACTTGATAGAAAGATAATATAAAgagtctgtatgtctgtctgactgtctgtcctttgtttttgtttttgactCGTTTaggcttttcttcatgtttacACTATTTTAACATTAGCTTAATTTGCAGTTTACGTTTACATGAATGTATGTGGCTGACATTTTTAGAATGATTTATGCCAGCTGAACCGTTAataattaagggccttgctcaatggcacAACAGTGAGAGTTTGgcagacaaaaaaacaaaacaaaaaaagcaaacaaacaaaaacattttggaCAGCAATATTTCATTAACCAATACAATTTTATTTGCCTGCCAATCATATTTTAACACATAAATACATGTTACTTATTACAGAGGCCTATGTATATTATTCAATCAGTGGTGGTTCTAGACCATGTGAGGTGGGGGGGCAGGCAGGGGccagaggctatgttagaggggccaattactttctgcccaaatgtgcattgtgggcattaagaggaaacagtcgatattcaatagaattcaacattttatttatgcagttttcagtCTAAAAACCCCTTTAAACGGTCCGACTGGAAGATGTGGGTTCTTTGGTGTGCAGCTTTGTCGCCGTGTGTTCGCAAAAGTGAGGTGACTCAATCATTGGGGGGgccgtggggggggggggggggggggttaagtGGGGCAAGCTGGTTGTCACAGGGGCACTGGCCTCCGCTGCCCCCCCAGAAccgccactgcagtgctgcctTTATGTGAGTTTAGTTGCTAATTCATTAATATGAAATCAGATTCAGGAATTTTACATGGGGCAACAACAAATAGAGTACTAAATTACATATATAATTCTATATTTTGATAATAATCTTATTAAGGTAAAGACTTTATGCTGAAACCTGAAGTTACTTTGTGCTCAGGGACGACATCATGCAGCAGTTTAAAGCATATGATTTTTAGATttcttaaaatataaattaaaaaaatctaatagattgaaatttaaatacattttatgctcttatttatcatttaaaaatttGACTTTTTTCAATTACCTAATGAAAGTTGTTATATTACtggtatatttatatacttttttattttataaatttaaaacacatgtatacacatgatttaatttaatttccatTAGTTTTTAACATGATATAAATTTTAtacactttatttaaaacacccctatgctaagctaatagTGGTATCACCCAAAACCCGGCGAGAAAAACGGAAGTCAGTCGGTGTTTGCAGTGTTTCCGTCGTGTAACACAAGCCGGATACAGAAATGGTAAGTGTAACCTAtttcaacatttatttattaaaacagatgATTTTGCAGCATTTGAggtgttattttatatttaaatagttTTCGGTCATTTGAATGCATATAAATGATATAATATATAAAGCTTTTCTTCAGAAGACATATCAGCTGCTAGTTAATGAGTATCCGGCTCATCCCCACCCAGTGAAGCTGAAGTAAagattttcatcaaccgctttatcctggtcatggtcgcgTCGGGTCCGGCTCCACCGGTAAACACTGGACGCCaggcaggaatactctggacTGTACTCTGTACAAGACTTGACTCTTTCTAACTAACTAAatattttacacaataagcaagtCTTAATaggcctatatatatataactgtcCATAGATAAATATAGCTGTTGGACTGACACTAAGCATGGGCCAGTATTAGTCTTAAATGCTGCCTCAGTACATTTTATTGTGTATTGTTTGCCTTTGtagtttattttaaagtgtgtaaTGTTTACTAAGACATTATGACAGTTGTCAAAAAGCACACTGACTTCACACCTATTAGGTTTTGCATAATTTGGCAACAGATTTGCAAAGTCTCAGTTTTAATGTAGTGTTTGGGTTATCTGTATCACTTTGTGTTTAGTGCTCTGATATTGGTTTTTGTACTGAATTTTGTACTGAAACACATTAGTGCAGTGTCTCCTGACAGCATGATTTGAATGCTGTTACTTTGTTTTTCTCTCACATTTTCTGTGATTAAATAGAAGTTTGACTATTTAATTGGTGTGCATTAAATGCAACCGGTTTTGGTAA contains these protein-coding regions:
- the LOC134316593 gene encoding ras-related protein rab7-like — encoded protein: MASRKKVLLKVIILGDSGVGKTSLMNQYVNKKFSNQYKATIGADFLTKEVMVEDKLVTLQIWDTAGQERFQSLGVAFYRGADCCVLVFDVTAPTTFKTLDSWRDEFLIQASPRDPDNFPFVVLGNKVDLENRQVLTKRAQAWCQSKNNIPYFETSAKEAINVEQAFQTIASNALKQETEVELYNEFPEPIKLDRNSSSSSSEQSCSC
- the LOC134316595 gene encoding histone H1.10, with amino-acid sequence MSSQMEEMAPAAPGTPSAPAKPAANKKKSPASKAKQVVKPNSARKKPKKSKGPGKYSQLVIDTIRSLGERGGSSLVRIYKEARKESWFDQQHGRVYLRSSIRALLLNDTLVQVKGLGANGSFKLNKNKVKTKETSAKPRKTAKPSKKPSDKAGEKKTGVKKTTSAVKKPSKAKKTGKKPEVSAAKKKKKVAKTKKIKQIKKTHQKS